GAGCGGTGCCTTCGGCGGCGAGGGACGGGACCGCGACGGTCACCGCGCCGAGCAGACAGGAAAAAGACGCCACCGCGAGGGCAGCGCGCGAAAACGTGCGCATCATGATCCGCGAACTTGCGGCAGACCCCGCCCTGGCCCCCCAAAACTCTTGGGCCGGATTGTGATCCCCCGACTACGGAAGCCGCTTTTTGAAACTGAGAGCGACAGCCGTTACCGAAATGTGTCGGCCTCTTGGCCCATGCTGCGCTGCACCGTCAACCCGTCGCGGTCATTTCAGCGGCGAACCGTTCGACTCCTGCGACATCAAGCTCGACCACCCAGGAATCGGCGTCAAACCGGCGTCTGCGCTCGATATAGGCATTAACCTGCTGGTAATCCTCAATATCTTGTGGTCCTACCGGCTGCCATCGGTACGTTCCCGTAACATCGAGAACCCGCTCCAAGAATCCCTTGTGGGCGCCGCGATCGGACAGGACGAGCAGGATCGCGCCCGATTCTCCCTCCCCTTTGGCCAGCACCATACCCGTTCCGCCTTGCCCCTCGATCCGCCGGATCAGGCCGGAAACCTCGATCCGCGAGGCCAGGCGGGGGGTCATCCACGGTATCCGGGCAGCGAGGAGAGCGGGATGTGCGAGCGCATGAAGGTGCCCGTTCCCCGCGCGACCTCCTCGCCCTCGGCGTCGATCAGCCGCGAATCCGCGACCAGTACGCGGCGTCTACCCGAGACCCAGCGCCCCTCCGCGATCAGCGGCCCGACCTTGACCGGCCGAGTCAACAGCAGGTTGAACGCGGTGGTGAGCAGGAAGCGATCGCTGACCAGCGTATTCGCCGCGTAGAAGGCGGCATCGTCCAGCATCTTGAAATAGATCGTGCCATGCGCCGCACCGGCGGCGTGGAAGACGCGCTCGTCGACTTCGAAATGGATGCGCGCGAGCCCGGATTCGATCACCTCCAGCCGCGAGGCGAACAGGCGATTGATCGGTGCGGCCGCATAGAGCGACTGAAGCGCATCGAAATGTGCGCGTTCCCCCGCCGACGGCGCGTCGGTCACGCCGCGTCGCGCGTTTCGTCGCCGGCGAACAAGGCGTAGAGCGCATCCGCCGATCCCGCGCCGCGCAGCTTGGCGACGAACGCCCGATCGCGGAGCCGCCGGCTGACGCGGGCCAGTGCCTTCAGATGATCGACCCCGGCATCGGGCGGCGACAGCAGCAGGAAGACGAGATCGACCGGCAGCCCGTCGATCGCGGCGAATTCGATCGGCTGGGCCAGCTTGGCGAACAGGCCGACCACATGGGTCAGCCCGTCGATCTTGCCGTGGGGAATGGCGACTCCGCCGCCGAACCCGGTCGATCCCAGCCGTTCGCGTTCCCCGAGCCGATCGCCGATGTGGCGCGCGTCGAGATCCGTCTGTCGCGCGGCAAGGCCGGCCAGCGTCTGGAACAGCGCCTTCTTGGAAGGCGCTGCCAGATCGTGGAACACGGCGTCATGCGCGAGGATGTTGCTGAAATCGTCCATTCGGCGGCGGATAACGCGCGTCAGCCCGCCCGGTTCGGCTCAACCCAGCCGATCGTGCCGTCACCCCGTCGATAGACCATGTTGAAGGCACCCGTGCCGGTGTTGCGGAACAGTAGCGCGCCGGTGTTGCGCAGATCGAGCATCATCACCGCGTCGGACACGGTAGCGTCGGGCACGTCAACCCGCGTCTCGGCGATGATCAGCGGCGCGTCGGCGACTTCCGTCTCCTCGTTGCCGCCATCGAACACCGTGTAGCCGGCATTGTTGGCATCGATCCCGCCATCGATATCGATGACCTGGCCGTTGCCGTTCTTGTCCTTGAGCCGCTTCATATAGCGTCGCAGCTGCTTTTCGATCTTGTTCGCGGCATCGTCGAAGGCGGGGTGCGCCTCCTGCCCCGTGCCGTGCGCCTTGAGCACCACGCCCTGCATCACGTGGGCGACGATATCGCATTTGAAACTGTCGTGCGGGGCCTTGCCGAAGGTGGCGTGGGCCGAGAGCGCTCGCGAGAAATATTTGTCCGCGATGGCGCCCAGCCGATCCGAGACATGCTCCTGAAGAGCCTCGCCGGTGTCGACCTGATGGCCGGAAACGCGGATGTCCATGTCTCGTTCTCCTTCTTGTTCTGCGGGAGCGCGGGCTAGGCCTGCCCCCCCGACACGTCAACCGCCGGGGCCAACGCGGCCCAGACGGGATTCACCAACGTCGCGACGAACGCCTGGTGCCGTTCCAATTCTTCCGGACTGGCACAATGCGGACGCGGCGGACGGATCGCGCGGGAGACGGGAACCGCCGCGATATCCGCGACGATCGTCTCGGTGACGGTAATGGCGGCCGAGTCGGCGAGGCCGAGGCCGATCTGGCGGCCGCCCGTCAGCTCGACATAGAGCTGGGCGAGCAGTTGCGCATCGAGCAGCGCGCCGTGCTTCACGCGGTGGCTGCGATCGATGCCGTAGCGCGTGCAGAGCGCGTCGAGGCTGTGCTTGGCACCCGGATGACGGGTCCGCGCGATGGCGAGCGTGTCGACCATCCGCGCCATATCGACGATCGGCCTGCCGCACCGCTCCAGCTCGGCATTGAGGAAGCCGAAATCGAAAGCGGCATTGTGCGCCACCAGAGGCGAATCGCCGATGAATTCCAGCAGGTCCTCGACCGATTCGTGGAAGCGCGGCTTGTCCGACAGGAAGGTGATCGACAGGCCGTGGACCCGCTCGGCCTCCATCGGCATGTCGCGATCGGGATGGAAATAAGCGTGATAACTGCGTCCCGTCTCAACCCGGTTGACGATCTCGATACAGCCGATCTCGACCAGCCGGTCTCCGTTCGAGGGACTCAGGCCGGTGGTTTCGGTGTCGAAGACGATTTCGCGCATGAGCGACAATATCGGATTCCTCGCGCGCGGAGGCAAGCGAGGAGAGTCATCACTTGCGCACGCGTTTCCGCCCGGCTCGTGCCGGTATCGATGACGAAATCGGCGCGGCGCCGTTTCTCCCGATCGGGCACCTGCAGCTTCAGGATCTGGGCTAGCCGCGCCTGCGTCATGCCCGGCCGCGCGAGCACGCGGCGGCGCTGCATCCAGGCGGGGGCGGAAACGACGATGGTCGCGTCCATCCGCCGCTCGCCGCCTTTCTCGAACAGCAAGGGCACGTCGTCCACGACCAGCGGCTTCGCGCGATGGCGCCGTACGAAATCGCGGCGCATCGCAAAAACGGCGGGATGGACGATCGCCTCCAGCCGGCGCAGCGCCTCGCGATTGCCGAACACCGCCTTGCCGAGCGCCACGCGATCGACGCCGCGCGGGCCGGTGGTGCCGGGAAAGGCCGCCTCGATATCCGGCAAAAGGCGCCCGCCCGGCCCCTGCAGCCGGTGCACGGCGGCATCGGCATCGAAGACGGGCACGCCGGCGCGGCGCATCATCGCGGCGACGGTGGACTTGCCCATGCCGATCGAGCCGGTGAGGCCGAGCAGGATCATGCGGTGAGCTTCGCCCGCAGCTCAGGATCGCGGTCGCGTGGCGGCTCGGCGCCGAAGAAGAGGCGGAAGGCGACCGCCGCCTGGCCGACCAGCATCTCCAGCCCGTCCACCGTGCGCAGGCCTTCGTCACGCGCCCGCCGAAGAAACGGCGTGTCGAGCGGCGCGGTGACGATATCGTAGGCGACGCTCCCCGGCGGCGCGTGGCTGAAATCGAAGACAAGCGGCGGTTGACCCGCCATACCGAGCGAGGTGGCGTTGACGATCAGATCGAGGCAGCCCGCCCGATCATCAAAGGCGAAATCGGTGGGCGTCGCGAAATGATCGAGCGGGGCGACGTGATGCTCGCCCTCCGCCAGCTCGGCGAGCAGGGTCTCGGCCTTGCCGATGTCGCGCCCTGCCAGCACCAGCACGAAACCCTCCCCCGCCAGTGCGGAGACGATCGCGCGCGCTGCGCCCCCGGTGCCGAGCACGCGCGCCATGCGGAACAGATGCTGGCGACCGAGAAACGGTCGCAGCGGCTCCAGAAACCCCGCCGCATCGGTGTTGTGGCCGGTCAGCGTGGCATCGGCTTCGCGAACGATCGTGTTCACCGCGCCGATCCTCTCCGCCGAGGGATCGAGCCGATCGATCAGCGGGATGACGGCCTGCTTGTGCGGCATGGTGACGTTACACCCGCGCCAGTCCGGATCGGCACGCCGCGCGGCGATGTAATCGGCGAGACCGTCCGCCTTCACATGCGCATGGCGGTAATCGCCGGGCAGACCCAGCGCCTCCAGCCAGAAGCGATGGATGATCGGCGACTTGGACTGCGCGATCGGATCGCCGATCACCTCCGCATAAATGGTCACGCCGGCATCTCGCCGATATCGCGCAGCCAGCCGAGCAGCGGCATCAGCGGCATGCCGAGAATCGTGAACTGGCTGCCCTCCAGCTTCCCGAAGAGCTGCACGCCCGGCCCCTCGATCCGAAAGCAGCCGACGCAACCGGAAATCGCCGGCCATTCGGCATCGAGATAGCTTTCCAGAAACGCATCCGAGAAATCGCGGACCTGCAGCTTCGCGACATCGACATGCCGCCATACCGGCACGCCATCACGTGCGCCGACCACCGCGCTCACCAACCGGTGCGACCCGCCTCGCATCATGCGCAGCTGCTCGGCCGCCCGCTCGCGGGTATCCGGCTTGTCGAGCATTCGGCCGTCGGCCAGCGCCATCACCGAATCGCTGCCGATCACCGTCCGCCCCGGCATCCGCCGCGACACCGCCACCGCCTTCAGCTCGGCGAGCGCGTCGGCCAGGCCCCGCGCCTCGATCCCTTCGGCCTTCAGCGCCTCCTTGGCGGCATCCTCGTCCACCTGCGGACGCACCACCTCGAACGGCACGGCGGCCGCCTCCAGCATCGCCCGACGCGACGCGCTTCCCGACGCCAATACGATCATGTGAAGGTCCTCATACCTTGGCCGGCATCTTGTCGCGCCGTTCGGTGACGAGGTTGATGATCGCCGCCGCCGTCTCCTCGATCGATCGGCGAGTGACATCGATCGTCGGCCAGCCATGATCCGAGAACATGCGACGCGCATAGGCCAGTTCTCGGGTCACGCGATCCTGATCGACATAGGCGGTCTCGGTCTTCTCATTGAGCGACAGCAAGCGGTTGCGGCGGATCTGGATCAGCCGGTCGGCACTGGTGGTGAGGCCGACCACCAACGGCTTCTGCAGCGTGAACAGATTGGCCGGCGGCGGGCTTTCGACCACCAGCGGGATGTTCGCCACGCGATAGCCGCGATTGGCGAGATAGATGGAGGTCGGCGTCTTGGACGAGCGCGAGACGCCGGCGAGCACGATGTCCGCCTCCTCCCATTCGTGGGAGTCGATGCCGTCGTCATGCGCGATCGTGTAATGGATCGCCTCGACCCGATCGAAATAAGCGGCGTCCAATGCGTGCTGCCCGCCCGGCCGGCTGATCGTCTCCTTGCCGAGCAGGCGCGACAGCGCGTCGATCACCGGATCAAGCGCGGAGACGGCGTGCAACCCCATCGCGTGACATCGCGATTCCAGCCGTCGTCGCACCGTCGAGTTGACGAGCGTGTAGATGACGAGGCCGGGCTTGGCGGAAATCTCGTCCAGCACGCGATCGAGATGGCCTTCGGAGCGCACCATCGGCCAGAAATGCTTGACCGCCTCGACACCCTCGAACTGGGCGAGGCCGGCCTTGGCGACATTCTCCAGCGTCTCGCCGGTGGAATCCGAGAGAAGGTGGAGGTGGAGGCGCGTCATATCCTCTGGCTTGGTCCGTTGCCGCCCGTCCTTGGGCCGAAAGCTGTGGATAAGCATGGGTGAGGCCTCGCGACAAGCCGAGGGACATCGCCATGCCAGTGATTCGCTACCGCTGTGTGGCGGTAATCCTATCGATTCGCCCACAAGAGGGCCGAGATTCCCCCAGCCTGTGGATAAGAGGGAGGAATCGAATCGACTCGTGCTGACTCCACGAGTCGCCGATTCAGAGCGTCTGTTGGCAATCGTGGGTGTTGCGAATAAACCCCGCGACCAAGCCGCCCTACTGACTCTCAACCACCTATGAATCTAAATAAGGAATGATATGGGGTCCGAGACTGATCGCCCTCTTCTCGCCGTCCTGAAAGGCGAGCGACGCGATCCCCCGCCCGTCTGGCTCATGCGCCAGGCCGGGCGCTACCTGCCCGAATATCGCGCGCTTCGGGCCACCAAGGGCGGATTCCTCGAGCTGTGCTACGATCCGGAGGCTGCCGCCGAGGTAACGCTCCAACCGATCCGCCGTTTCGGCTTCGACGGTGCGATCCTGTTTTCCGACATCCTAGTCATTCCCCATGCGCTGGGTCAGGATCTCAGCTTCACCGCCGGCGAAGGCCCCCGCCTCTCCCCTCCCCTCAAGGATATGCCGCTGGAGCGCCTGCAGAGGGCCACAGAGCGCCTCCAGCCCATCTACGAGACCGTGAGGCGGGTCGCGGCCGCTCTGCCGCCTGAGACCACCTTCCTGGGCTTCGCGGGGTCGCCGTGGACGGTCGCCACCTACATGGTCGCCGGTGAGGGCTCGAAGGATCAGGCGGAGACGCGCAAGCTCGCCTATCTGGAGCCGGAACGCTTCGGTGCGATCATCGATGCGATCGCGACGCTGACGGTCGAGTATCTGGCGGGCCAGATCGCGGCCGGCGTCCACGCCGTCCAGCTGTTCGACAGCTGGGCGGGCACGCTCTCGCCCGAACAGTTCGCGCGCTGGGTGATCGAACCCAATGCCCGAATCCTCCGCGAACTGCGCGCGCGTTGTCCGGGCACGCCGATCATCGGTTTTCCGAAGGGTGCCGGCGGCAAGCTCGCAGCCTATGCCGAGGGGACCGGGGTCGACGCGATCGGGATCGATGAAACGGTCGATCCGCGCTGGGCGAATGCGGTATTGCCCGAAGGACTGCCGGTGCAGGGCAATCTCGATCCGCTGGCGCTGCTGGCGGGTGGCGAGACCCTGGAGCGCGCGGTGAAGGGCATCCGCGCGGCTTTCGCGGGGCGGCCGCATGTGTTCAACCTCGGCCATGGCATCACGCCCGAGGTTCCGGTGGCGCATGTCGAACAGCTTCTGGAATGGGTGAAGGCACGATGACGAGCATGATCGGCTGGCTGGGCGGGGCCTATCCCTGGGTGAAGGCGGCCCACCTCATCTTCGTGATCTTCTGGATCGCGGGCCTGTTCATGCTGCCGCGCTTCACGATCTACCAGTGCGAGACGGTGCCGGGGTCGGCCGAGGACAGGGCCTGGGTCGATCGGATCGCCCGGTTGCGCCGGATCATCATCACCCCCTCGATGGTCCTGGTCTGGATCTTCGGCCTGTGCCTCGCATTCGACATCGGCGCGTTCGGGCAGGGCCAGGGCTGGTTCCACATGAAGCTCGCGCTCGTCCTCGCGCTGTCTGGCTATCATGGCTGGGCGATCGGCGCGGCGAAGAAAGTCGCGGACGGCCATCGCCCGGCCAGCACCCGTTCGCTTCGCATCATGAACGAGATACCCGGCATCGCGACGATCCTGATTGTCATCCTGGTGATCGTGAAGCCGTTCTGATCTGGGCCGGTGATGCCGAACGGCGCTCGCGTCTCAGCCACTCGCACCAGACGTGAAGCGCCATGAACGGCATTGCCAATCGCAAGAGGCTTGCCGGGAGAGCGGCGCCGATGACGGCGATCAGCGCGACGAGCAGTGCGAGATGGACCAGCGCCAACGGCAACACAGCGAGCCGGCGATCCCGGGCGAGGCTGGCGATCAGCCATGACGGCATGTGCAGGCCGACATAGGCGGTCCAGAGGCTCATCGCCGGCAGCAGCACGGTGACGACGCCGAGGCCGGTGAACCGGAGGCCGGTTTCGAGCATGGGTTTCCTAATCCGCGAAACGGGCATAAGCCCGCCGCCGATGCGCTACCCCGGCGCATCCCTAGAAGCAGGAGGTTGCCAATGGCTAAATGGCTCGACGAGACGATCGCCGTATCCCCGCAGATCAGCGTGGCGGAGATCGACGAGGCCAAGGCCAACGGCATCCGTATGATCGTCAACAACCGTCCCGACGGCGAGCAGCCAGGCCAGCCGACGGCGGCCGAGATCGGCGCTGCGGCCGAGGCGGCTGGCCTCGGCTATGTCCATATCCCGGTCGATCATTCGGGCTTCTCGATGGATCAGGTCGACGCAATGACGGCGGCGCTGGCCGAGCCGGGCCCGGTGCTCGCTTTCTGCCGATCGGGCACGCGATCGACCTTCCTCTGGTCGCTGGCGCGCGGCGCGGCGGGTGACGAGCCGTCCGAGATCGCGGCGAAGGCGGCCAATGCCGGCTACGACGTTTCGCCGCTGATGGGCATGATCGAAAGCCTGCGCCCGAAGGGCTGACCACCCCATAATGACGGTGCAGTACGGGTCGGACCCGCAGGGGTCCGCAAGCGCGAACGCGCGCCCGGACCGCGAACGCAGCTCGCGGGAGGGATAGCCAAGCGATGCGGACGCATCGCGCCGGCGCCCGAGGCCCAAACAAAAAAAGAGGCCGGCAGGTTGCCCCGCCGGCCCAGGCTCTTCGCAGGAGGAAGCTCTTAGTAGTGGTAGGCCCGCTCGCCGTGCTCGGCGATGTCGAGGCCCTCATGCTCGACCTCGGGGGTGACACGCATGCCCCACGTCTTGTCGATGATGAGGAAGAGGATGGCCGAACCGATGCCCGACCAGAGCAGCGTGATGCCGACGCCCTGCGCCTGGATCCACAGCTG
The nucleotide sequence above comes from Sphingomonas oryzagri. Encoded proteins:
- a CDS encoding DUF1491 family protein; translated protein: MTPRLASRIEVSGLIRRIEGQGGTGMVLAKGEGESGAILLVLSDRGAHKGFLERVLDVTGTYRWQPVGPQDIEDYQQVNAYIERRRRFDADSWVVELDVAGVERFAAEMTATG
- a CDS encoding PaaI family thioesterase, which encodes MTDAPSAGERAHFDALQSLYAAAPINRLFASRLEVIESGLARIHFEVDERVFHAAGAAHGTIYFKMLDDAAFYAANTLVSDRFLLTTAFNLLLTRPVKVGPLIAEGRWVSGRRRVLVADSRLIDAEGEEVARGTGTFMRSHIPLSSLPGYRG
- a CDS encoding PTS sugar transporter subunit IIA, which translates into the protein MDDFSNILAHDAVFHDLAAPSKKALFQTLAGLAARQTDLDARHIGDRLGERERLGSTGFGGGVAIPHGKIDGLTHVVGLFAKLAQPIEFAAIDGLPVDLVFLLLSPPDAGVDHLKALARVSRRLRDRAFVAKLRGAGSADALYALFAGDETRDAA
- the hpf gene encoding ribosome hibernation-promoting factor, HPF/YfiA family, yielding MDIRVSGHQVDTGEALQEHVSDRLGAIADKYFSRALSAHATFGKAPHDSFKCDIVAHVMQGVVLKAHGTGQEAHPAFDDAANKIEKQLRRYMKRLKDKNGNGQVIDIDGGIDANNAGYTVFDGGNEETEVADAPLIIAETRVDVPDATVSDAVMMLDLRNTGALLFRNTGTGAFNMVYRRGDGTIGWVEPNRAG
- the dnaQ gene encoding DNA polymerase III subunit epsilon; the encoded protein is MREIVFDTETTGLSPSNGDRLVEIGCIEIVNRVETGRSYHAYFHPDRDMPMEAERVHGLSITFLSDKPRFHESVEDLLEFIGDSPLVAHNAAFDFGFLNAELERCGRPIVDMARMVDTLAIARTRHPGAKHSLDALCTRYGIDRSHRVKHGALLDAQLLAQLYVELTGGRQIGLGLADSAAITVTETIVADIAAVPVSRAIRPPRPHCASPEELERHQAFVATLVNPVWAALAPAVDVSGGQA
- the coaE gene encoding dephospho-CoA kinase (Dephospho-CoA kinase (CoaE) performs the final step in coenzyme A biosynthesis.) — translated: MILLGLTGSIGMGKSTVAAMMRRAGVPVFDADAAVHRLQGPGGRLLPDIEAAFPGTTGPRGVDRVALGKAVFGNREALRRLEAIVHPAVFAMRRDFVRRHRAKPLVVDDVPLLFEKGGERRMDATIVVSAPAWMQRRRVLARPGMTQARLAQILKLQVPDREKRRRADFVIDTGTSRAETRAQVMTLLACLRARGIRYCRSCAKSSSTPKPPA
- the aroE gene encoding shikimate dehydrogenase is translated as MTIYAEVIGDPIAQSKSPIIHRFWLEALGLPGDYRHAHVKADGLADYIAARRADPDWRGCNVTMPHKQAVIPLIDRLDPSAERIGAVNTIVREADATLTGHNTDAAGFLEPLRPFLGRQHLFRMARVLGTGGAARAIVSALAGEGFVLVLAGRDIGKAETLLAELAEGEHHVAPLDHFATPTDFAFDDRAGCLDLIVNATSLGMAGQPPLVFDFSHAPPGSVAYDIVTAPLDTPFLRRARDEGLRTVDGLEMLVGQAAVAFRLFFGAEPPRDRDPELRAKLTA
- a CDS encoding Maf family protein — protein: MIVLASGSASRRAMLEAAAVPFEVVRPQVDEDAAKEALKAEGIEARGLADALAELKAVAVSRRMPGRTVIGSDSVMALADGRMLDKPDTRERAAEQLRMMRGGSHRLVSAVVGARDGVPVWRHVDVAKLQVRDFSDAFLESYLDAEWPAISGCVGCFRIEGPGVQLFGKLEGSQFTILGMPLMPLLGWLRDIGEMPA
- a CDS encoding pyruvate, water dikinase regulatory protein; this encodes MTRLHLHLLSDSTGETLENVAKAGLAQFEGVEAVKHFWPMVRSEGHLDRVLDEISAKPGLVIYTLVNSTVRRRLESRCHAMGLHAVSALDPVIDALSRLLGKETISRPGGQHALDAAYFDRVEAIHYTIAHDDGIDSHEWEEADIVLAGVSRSSKTPTSIYLANRGYRVANIPLVVESPPPANLFTLQKPLVVGLTTSADRLIQIRRNRLLSLNEKTETAYVDQDRVTRELAYARRMFSDHGWPTIDVTRRSIEETAAAIINLVTERRDKMPAKV
- the hemE gene encoding uroporphyrinogen decarboxylase encodes the protein MGSETDRPLLAVLKGERRDPPPVWLMRQAGRYLPEYRALRATKGGFLELCYDPEAAAEVTLQPIRRFGFDGAILFSDILVIPHALGQDLSFTAGEGPRLSPPLKDMPLERLQRATERLQPIYETVRRVAAALPPETTFLGFAGSPWTVATYMVAGEGSKDQAETRKLAYLEPERFGAIIDAIATLTVEYLAGQIAAGVHAVQLFDSWAGTLSPEQFARWVIEPNARILRELRARCPGTPIIGFPKGAGGKLAAYAEGTGVDAIGIDETVDPRWANAVLPEGLPVQGNLDPLALLAGGETLERAVKGIRAAFAGRPHVFNLGHGITPEVPVAHVEQLLEWVKAR
- a CDS encoding CopD family protein, whose amino-acid sequence is MTSMIGWLGGAYPWVKAAHLIFVIFWIAGLFMLPRFTIYQCETVPGSAEDRAWVDRIARLRRIIITPSMVLVWIFGLCLAFDIGAFGQGQGWFHMKLALVLALSGYHGWAIGAAKKVADGHRPASTRSLRIMNEIPGIATILIVILVIVKPF
- a CDS encoding TIGR01244 family sulfur transferase, with the translated sequence MAKWLDETIAVSPQISVAEIDEAKANGIRMIVNNRPDGEQPGQPTAAEIGAAAEAAGLGYVHIPVDHSGFSMDQVDAMTAALAEPGPVLAFCRSGTRSTFLWSLARGAAGDEPSEIAAKAANAGYDVSPLMGMIESLRPKG